The Desulfonatronovibrio magnus region TATGGAAGCCCTTAAACACGAATACATTATTACCGCCGCCAAAACCGGGGAAAAGGCCCTGAAGCTCGCCGGCTCAAATCAACCCGATATAATCCTGCTGGACATTATGATGCCGGGTATGGACGGCTATGAAGTCTGCAGGGGTTTGAAGGCAAATGATCAGACCAGGGATATCCCGGTCATTTTCGTCACAGCCCTGAATACAACCCAGGATGAAGTCAAAGGCCTGGAGTGCGGAGCAGTGGACTACATCTCCAAGCCCTTTAAACCGGCCATTGTGCGGGCCAGGCTCAAAAACCATCTGGAGCTGCACAACTCCCGCAAGGAACTGAACAAGCTGCGGCGCTGCGTGGAAAACAGCCCCAGCACCATTGTGATTACGGATACCGAGGGCAATATTGAGTATGCCAACCCCGCGTTTACTGAAATCACCGGATATAGCACAGAGGAGGCCCTGGGGCAGAATACGCGCATTATGAAATCCGGGATGCATGAGGATTCATTGTACAGGGATATGTGGCAGGTCATAACCTCAGGCCGGGTCTGGCGTGGTGAAATTATCAATAAAAAGAAAAACGGCGAGCTTTTCTGGGAGCAGGCCTCCATTGGTCCGATCAAAAATTCCCGGGGCCAAATCACCAACTATGTTGCTGTCAAGGAAGACATTTCAGCCCGCAAGGACCTGGAAAAACTCAAGGAAGACGTGGAGCGCATCATGCGCCACGATCTCAAAACACCACTGGGAGGTATCCTGGGACTTTCGGATCTTCTACTGACTGAGGAAGGTTTTAATCAGGAGCAGATGGAGATGCTGGGCATGATAAATGAGTCAGGCCTCCGCATGCTGCGCATGATAGACATGTCCCTTGATCTGTTCAAGATGGAGACAGATGAATACATGTATTCCCCCCGGCAGGTGGAGGTCAGATCAGTTTTACAGGCGGTTGTGGACGATGTTGCCCCAGCTTTTAAATCCAAAAATATCCATTTGTTGATCAACACTAACCAACAGCAGGAAAGCTCTCCATTGAAGATGCAGGCCGAAGAAAAATTACTATACGGTATACTTTGCAATCTTATAAAAAATGCCTTTGAGGCCTCCCCAAGGGATGAACAGATTCAAATTA contains the following coding sequences:
- a CDS encoding ATP-binding response regulator, with protein sequence MSNHTRLKVLIVDDEPENIQLLMEALKHEYIITAAKTGEKALKLAGSNQPDIILLDIMMPGMDGYEVCRGLKANDQTRDIPVIFVTALNTTQDEVKGLECGAVDYISKPFKPAIVRARLKNHLELHNSRKELNKLRRCVENSPSTIVITDTEGNIEYANPAFTEITGYSTEEALGQNTRIMKSGMHEDSLYRDMWQVITSGRVWRGEIINKKKNGELFWEQASIGPIKNSRGQITNYVAVKEDISARKDLEKLKEDVERIMRHDLKTPLGGILGLSDLLLTEEGFNQEQMEMLGMINESGLRMLRMIDMSLDLFKMETDEYMYSPRQVEVRSVLQAVVDDVAPAFKSKNIHLLINTNQQQESSPLKMQAEEKLLYGILCNLIKNAFEASPRDEQIQINLSESPSPAISIENKGVVPEPIRDHFFEKYKTFGKTSGTGLGTYSAKLMAKTMGYDLKLDISVTRGTTRLSLVEAVTNSEGN